The sequence tttcccgttgatatggaatttgttaaaaagattggctagtttcactgttgcaatttctccatctattataaggtctatactaattccatcttcccccggtgttttccctctcttcatgcctttaagcgctctttttatttcttctgttgtgatgctaggtacgtctctagttaccgcattcgcttctatccatggctgttcatttgagttgtatagatccctgtaaaagtcctccactattcttataattttattcttattgtatgttactttctccatctggtttctttattgcatacaattgatttctccctataccgagtctcatttaactgttttcatgctagtacctgatatcactgtttcatttttatttgagtaataaatttccgtacatcttccctcttctttttatttatagtctttgttagttcggctaattttatcttgtccctgattgacgatattttcataaccctacgtttttgcataagctctttagtttctaccgagaacttgctggagctatgcttgacgttcttatcgcctacttctagtgcagattcctttattatgtcattgaaatgtttgttgatttggtcaatgttttgATCTTCGTTGCTGagtagtgaatatctgttttggatgttaagattaaattctgtcgctctggtcttcaagttagctaaatttcttatgagtttactcctttcccttctgtttgtgtgtatatattataatatatatataatatatatatatatatatatatatatataatatatatatgtatatatttatatatacatataaatatacaaatatataaataaacaaatatttatatgtatacacacacacacacgcacacacacatatatacatatatgtgtgtgtgtatacatataaatatatttgtttatttatatatttttatatttatatttatatatggataggtGTATACGTTTATACGTGTactggcgcgcgcgcgtgtgtgtgtgtgtgtgtgtgtgtggtgtgtgtgtgggagtgtggtgtgtgtgtgtggtgtgtgtgtgtggtgtgtgtggtgtgtaaaaaaaaaaaaaaaaaaaaaaacaaaaaaaaaaaaatatatatatatatatatatatatatattatatatatatatatatatatatatatatatatttgtgtgtgtgtgtgtgaatatatatatacacatgtacacaccacacacacacacatacacacacacacacacacacatacacacacatacacacacacatacacacacacacacacacacacacacacacacacacacacacacacacacaataataataatttatatatatattatatatatatatatatatatattatatataataaacgagaTAGataccaaataaacaaatatacttatgcgtgtgtgtatgttacacgTATCTTGAAGACCAGAACGACAGACTTTAACCGtaatatccaaaacagatattccctTCTCAGctacgaagatctcaacattgactaaATCTttaaacagttcaatgacataataaataaGGACTCTTTATAGGTaagacagaagaaataaaaagagcacttaaagcaTGAAAGAAGGAAAACCAGGTGAAGAGGAatttatagaccttataatagatacagGAGAAATTGCAGCAATTACACTAGATaatcttttaacaaatgccttctctacggagaaactccgaaagcctgggaaaatgcaacaattattttgatacctAAAAAAGAgtatagaaaggatctaaaaaaaactaccgaaacccctaagcctcctttcagttacctaCAAACTGttcgaaaaaaaacatcacaacttgatctctgacagtctgaaccagcctagagaacaggcaggcttccacatactcaaataagagaaaaaataaacggatATAGGGAACCCCTCTCTATGGCACTCATCGATTTCGAAagggcatttgactctgtacaaataccagcagtactagaagctattcgaagacagggagtagaggagatatattgtaaaatattaagatatatatatacgaagataggacggaaaccgataaaataccaataaaaaagggtgttagacagggcgataccatctcaccaaaattgtTTATACCTTGTCTTCAGAAAGTATTCAAGATGCTAGATTGGAATGGAAgggatatcaaaataggagacgaatacctaaacaatctaagatttgcagatgatattgttctcttcagtgaatctgcaaatgaaatgcagcaactaataaatgatctgaatagagaaaatctgaaagtcggacttaagaTGAGAAGAAAATGACTAAAATCATGtacaacagtagagttcaattcgaacagatacatgtacaaggcaaagtgctagaggtagtgcaCAAGTATATATGCCTAGggctcgtacagacaaacacattcgGCGAAGAGGAAAAACAGCAACGCagcagtctaggctggagcgccatCGGCCGTCGCAGTAGCATAATAAGAGGCTCCATGCCATTATGTATAAAATGAAAAGttttaaccaatgtgtcccagttatgacccatggatcagaacagggctacaaccaaattactggagaggaaactaataagtgaccagagagggatagagaggttgatgctgggaattagcctaagagattggatgaggggTACGTGGATCAGGGTacaaacaaaagtggaagatatacttggaagcatcaaaaagaaaaaaatggcaatgggcaggtcatatatttcGGAGACccgacaacagatggacaaagaaagtaacaggctGGGCTAttaataacataaagaggccaaggaccaaaCTAATGACAAGATTGCATGACGAAATAATgaaacagacaaagttggaaaagattgggagaggcctacatcctgttgcgaactgattcaggctgatgatatatatatatatatatatttatatatatatatatatatatatatatatatatatatatatagttatctatattataattatatatatatatatgtatatatatatatatatatatatatatatatatattatatatatatatatatatatatatatatatacacacacacacacacacacacacacggacatttcatcatcatcaaggggataaTGCTGACGGGGGCGTATGACAGCATCCACCCTTCGATTCCAGCCATGAGGGTTTTTCATGGTgagtcttcaggcaggccctcggcccatctctaacttctCACAACTGGTcttgttgagctgcccaagccatgacctcctagattGTCCCACTagcttcctccacccaggattatcctgcagagagacaacctgatgggctgggtcatccacagggaaacgagctaggtgcccatatagcctgagttggcaatcctggattatgcaagtaacaggttccatagcagtctcacagtgtagccgtcggttggccacagtcctgccaactgtaacccatgaTCCAGTATAGAGATTTGTTACaagaggcatcaagacgagactccaaggcactagatggTGTTcatgtttcgcttccatagagcagaactggcagtatcaaggccttgaagacacatagcttgatccttctgcataggcaccaaacatctctaaatgctcttgttgatcgagttcatggctcctgttgccatgccaatccatctactgacctcttggtctgacatcccagagatatggactatgctaccaaggtagaCAAAGCTCCCTGTGACTTTgacatcctcactgcaagcatggatcgtctGAACCgtttcctctaacaggccccccagagtcctgaatcttggttttggtccaggagaactTTAGGCCtgaaggcttcgcctcattgctaaatgcatcaagaaccgtcaccagtgactccagagactcagataggtaATGATTGGTaatgtcaaggtctgagatcttgatattggctagtgttgctccacactgactttggctagtagctctgccctttatccagtccatgcaggtgttgaaaagtgttggtgtgagaacacagccttgccctACCCCTGGATTAACAGAgtagaagtttgacaggcccccacaaTACTTTACATCACTTTTAGTACCGgaatataggcttgctattaggccaataacccATATTGGAAtccccctaagtctcagaatctcctatagcgattctcgatgcactgagtcaaacgccttcttgaagtcgatgtaggctgcaggcAACCCACGATCGAGCTCAACACGGCATTCCATAATTACTCCAGTCTctagtgccttagtaggtggtcatgaatccatttcagaagaatgtgggtgaaaaccttgcttggtatactgagcagtgcaatgctacggtagttgctacagtcccaacgatcccctttccctttccagagagggaagaCCATGcacctcaacaggtcaagggaaTGGAACCAaactgccagatagcagtcaagactgcatgcaagccccatattatagtttcacccccagcctttagtagttcagcaggaatatcacatatgcctgtggctttcccactcttcaggttggaaatcaccatcctaacctcaattgggttggaggttcctcgctgaaggATGGGTCTGGTATAGGTATTTTGATACcacttacatccaagctaactgttggaaggtacagctgctaaaaatactcagcccaatgttcacgaaccccaacatgatctgaaatggTCTGTCCATCCAaagagcggactgcagtcatctgcgaggaNNNNNNNNNNNNNNNNNNNNNNNNNNNNNNNNNNNNNNNNNNNNNNNNNNNNNNNNNNNNNNNNNNNNNNNNNNNNNNNNNNNNNNNNNNNNNNNNNNNNGATCTAGGCGCCTCgagggagttcgtgctaagctaccagcgcgctaagttcagccctcgcctccctccgggtgggctgaccgtgacctccgcgcagccctataactagacatgtctcgtgtgttcttatactgctggGTATCAACTCTGAAAATAAGAGTCAAGAGCCGTTAAACCGATTATACTACCCCTGCAGCCAATGTGATAGGGTTCTCTAtaatacccgttatatctggcggCAGCAGTGTGAATCTATAATATTGACATCTGCCTGACCGGGGTTTGGGCTAGGCCTGCTGCcctccctgggggggggggggcatgacctcaccttcggcgataacgagaaaccgcctggagggggtagcctaGGGCACCACTGTGCCCCCCGCCCTAGGCGTAGAAGTGACCCAGCAATACCACGaagagtcagtccgagtccgtttccTTGAACCGCCAACAcgttccctccaacccgtagagCTGACGCTgccctccgccacgtctacccgCGTCAAGCTTCCATTTTAATCTACCGTGTTCTgtttccctcaataaagctgagaaacagagtACTGATTTTCCCTCCTCTTTGCCTTGCCAATAACTATATGGATTCTAATGTATCATTCGAATTAGAGAGCCATTATACTAGTATGGGTAAAGGCGGTACGCGAGTCGCATCCATCTtccgagggagagggcggagctgacctttacCGCGTCGATGTCTTTAGCACGAACTCTCGTCAACGCGGTGAGATTATCATGTTGAttctccgccctcgctgagcgaagtttatattttgggacttttggatccacgtggacaCATCCCGTGGTCACTGGTAACCGAATAGAAATTGTCCTCATCCTGTATAATATCCACATCCTATTCTTCAGACTTAAAAGGCTTGTCAGGATGAAAACACACGTAAGGGAGGAAACACACGCTACGATGGAATGCTACCTTGTTCCTAAAGGTATATCGGGCCGCGCGGTAGGTCACAGTCAGCCCCGCCCCTAGGAGGCGGTGCTGACCTTAGCGCGTGGTAGCTTAGcaacgaactctcggtcaaacgggTGAGATATCatatgtgacctccgccctccgggagcgaaaggttatatttggacttttggatccacgtggaacaGCCTACCGTGGTCCACTGTAAACCGAAATAGAATTTATCCTCATCCTGGGTAGAATTATTTCCACAGtcctatactctctctcctctcttcttctctctctctctctcttcctctctaggtttgcttctttcctttctctctctctctctctctttctctcgtcctttctactctctctcttcctttctctctctctctcattccttttctctctatctcttccttttctctctctctctctcatctctctctctcttctctctctcgctctctcttcctttctctctcgtcctctttctcttctctgtgtctctctctctcgctttctctcagtttctctctctctctcccctccctccctccctctctctcctctcgctatctctctcatctctcttccctccatcctctctctctctctcctctctccctcttctctctctctctccgctctctctctctctctctcgtttctttctctctcttttctctctctctctctctcctctctcctatctacctctctccctcgtctcaccatctcctcctctactctcgctcgtactctctctctctctctctctctctctctctctctcgatggcgtatacataagtctatttctgttaccaatagaccatgtggctgtttaccatgtggctccaagcCCGATATGaaccggggttgcgtaaacgcctaatagatctaagttccgacgttcgacagtaggtacaggtatAACCGAAGTTAtgcgttcgatcggcaacttttgagtcagtgtgacccgcagttacgtatgttaattaatgtaggactagggtttaagacAGAATCATTactcgcttattaatcacacccttctcaccctcttgaagttgcttacatgttttgggtaattcctgagtgatcgtgtgattcgtgtagTTGATACCCGTAGGGATTTTCATGAGcggccatcacagatacgcaaaaagattatttatacattttcctgGCTTAGTTtgcttcaatgtacggcattttgggtataggatccccccgtcgaatgaagtctaacatgcatagctagacatagctaccttggcagttcaggTTTTCTGACCCCGATAAGAATTTGCTTGCTataaagcttgcgaatatttatTCATGTTACCATTCACTAATGCGCACaatctgttgcatatcattaaatgttgaattcaatgtggtagttgaaataattctaaATAGCTAGTATTGCTAATCTATCTCAGTTTGCAATATTAaatgttaatatttgtgtttgtgttcattctcTTTGTGAGGTccactctcctttcactctcttcacCTCGATGTCGCTCACTACACCACACgaacccaccacgcacacacacacacacacacaccaccacaccacacacacaccaacacacaccacacacccacaccacacacacacacaccacacttactcactcactcactcactcactcactcataccaCGGGCAGACAAAgaacactgaaccttttcatcaATAGGTTTGTGATGTCGTAGTGCTGGTGTAGATATATACGCATCTCTTTTGCCCGCCAATTTTGGTCAGTCGTGATGAGTGGGACTTGTAATGTgtacaaattatatttattttccttctctgtgtgacaacattGGTGCAAGTAAATCCTTGTAGAGTGTTGTCATTTTCCCTTAAACTCTCCATATCTATCAGAGCCGGTTTGGTAGTTCAGGCCAGGTCCCATGCgaatcgctactgacgtctccctctcctattttctttagcTTTGTtgtgaaaataacacaaaacaaaatataaataaataaaaacgaacaattaaaaccgcaaattttataataaataaccaGTTATGTacttcaccccctctttctctgttgcctattctttttctcttactatccaCCTTACGTGGCATGATCTGGTTTCCCTGACTGTATATATCAGTCGATCCGACGATAACCGAACCGGCACCGATGGGATCCTGTCTGCAGAACCGttcaccttaggatgctggggAAGGAACGTaccgaagatcgccataggccctcagagcaggtgttaagccatcccatgagTAGTGGACCGGGCGCTCCCTgccgtagatccagtgaagggacAGGAACTTCACCAGCGCAGGTAACGGTCGAACCACAGGATGGCTGTGGATGGGCCGATGCTTGCATGGACTACCGCGATCCATTCCCAACATCCAGTAGCTCGTCAGCGcaagtatcagccgccctgagatgcctcCCCCTgctggacgcccgtagatccagatgaagattacgaggacgtaaaGATGAGCATACcgtcgagaaggacctggacgagatctgtgaggacgtgtggacaagggCCGCGCTTAGGTGGATGAttactacgaggaagtctagatgaatctgaAGTCAGGAGGTACCTGTGCGAGACTTCCGAGGAactgtggacgtcgaggacgtaCAGATTTACACCAAGTACCCAGGAAGAAGAGAcgcagggacgagcagccatgaaaGATGCCACCAGGACAACACACGCCagaatgagatgaccagccaagttaggtcacccttgaggcaaatctaagatgcctGGAGGGCGAGGAGTGAGTAGGTGGCTGAGGAATGTACAATGTTGCAGACGAGACCAGTAACCTCACTTCGCTCCCTCCATatttcctccagctgcttcagtcacttccggcagctgggacggtcactatttataccgagaatgacctagcttaggACAGTTCAtgcttagcgcccggcgtggtaaggtcgacctagccctcccctccgggcaggttgacccaaCACGTGACCCccactttacccatagacatcgtctcgtattTTCCTTTACTGTATTAAACtctcagtaataaagagtcacgctgttataccagtatcactacccctgcggCCATTTTcgtagggttctgtacccgttatatctACGAGCAATATGGcacatacataagtctatttctgttaccaatagaccacgtggctgtttaccatgtggctccaagtccaatttggaaccaatgactcagcgaggttgtagatgacgatgttatctgtcGACAGTTCGTCGCCAGTGCTCGACGTGTCAAGGTCGTGCTCAGCGGTCACCGCGCGCGGGTCATTGCGaccccgcgcagcgcttttacccaaGGTCATCATAGCGTGTGTCCCCTTTccatgtgttgtgagtcctacgTACGTTGACTACCTTTATTGTTCACCATTAtactctctgtctgctctctctctctgtctgctctctctctctctgtctgctctctctctctctctgtctgctctctctctctctgctctctctctctgctctctctctctctctgcctctctctctctctctgcttctctctctctctctctctcctctctctctctctcctctcctctctctctctctctcctctctctctctctctcgtctctctctcctctctctcctctctctctctctctctctcctcttctctctctctctctctctctctctctgtctgctctctctctccctctttctgtgtctgctctctccctctctccctccctccctctctctctctctctctctctgtctgctctctcttctctctctctgtctgctctctctttctctctctctgtctgctctctctttctctctctctgtctgctctctctttctctctctcctcttctctctctctcatctctctctctctctctctctctctctctctctctctctctctctctctctctctctctttctctctttctttctctctttctctctctcctctctcttttctctgtctctctcctctttggttATGCTATTCTCaaaaatttatttcaatttaAAGATTTAAGTTGATGCTTTATCACTACAGGTGAGGGGTTTTCTGGATGTACTGATACTTGTGCAGCAGAAACTTGATAATAAAGTGTACGTACCTGAAGGCTCAAGAGCTTCATCGTTGATTGTGGTTACGCCTTCGTGCTCACAGGCAAGTAtactttatatgataatatttgtgtGAACACTCAAAGGTGCTCagtcattaataaataaataaataaataaatacgtttgTCATCAGGAACACATACAGAATCTGACTTTATTCTGGGACACAAAGGAAGAGGACGACGAGGAAGTGGTCCGTCTGCTGAAGACGCTTCCTGGCTGGGACTGGTCGGCACCCGTCTATTTTCGAGTTCATCCTGTCGCTATCTACACGAAGGTTAGCTGTCACTTGGAATCTCCACATTGCAACTTATTGCAGAAGCTTTATTCGATTTGTTGCCTTTTCCAGGTGAAGCAAAACGTGCGAAGGAAACTTCGAACCTGTATGATACTTTATTGGTTTAAGATCGTACTTGTAATGGCATGAATAATTTCGTAGATACAGGAATTGAAGAAAAATGGAAGGCTTGGGAACGAGCAGATGTGGAGTCACAAAGTGTTTGACGGATCCCTTTACAGTCTTGATACCTCGAAACTTCAGCAGATCAAGTATTTTTCTCGACATAGTAATACCATCACATAAGCACTTCACTGTCTTAAATGGcgataataatacaattgatatatatatatatatatatatatatatatatatatatatatatatatatataaaaactatatatatatattaatatatatatatatacatatataatatatatatatattatatatataatatatatatataatatatatatatatatatatatattatatataacacgtgTGATTTATCCATTATTGAAGGTTTATATAATTAAGATTATGAGGATTTATTTACATAGaaacctgtgtgtatatataggacatattatatatatgtatatataactaataatacaaAAGGGCTGGATCCATCATATCAACATACTTTGGCCAATCCAAAGAAGTCCTAGAAATATAGTTTGTAgttcctttaaatattttatatt is a genomic window of Penaeus monodon isolate SGIC_2016 chromosome 10, NSTDA_Pmon_1, whole genome shotgun sequence containing:
- the LOC119578003 gene encoding uncharacterized protein LOC119578003 isoform X2 (The sequence of the model RefSeq protein was modified relative to this genomic sequence to represent the inferred CDS: added 87 bases not found in genome assembly), with product MARLREVSKKMDLVALRDKMTQYLPHSAGFVASARRVKVVLSGHRARVIATPRSAFTQGHHSVCPLSMCCESYVRGFLDVLILVQQKLDNKVYVPEGSRASSLIVVTPSCSQEHIQNLTLFWDTKEEDDEEVVRLLKTLPGWDWSAPVYFRVHPVAIYTKIQELKKNGRLGNEQMWSHKVFDGSLYSLDTSKLQQIKYFSRHKFQRIFTSTPSVLMTDQLSHLTGNITGQKPKRAWSPSYPTNPLWPSERESWRKMGCQVLPLEVVSSPGVCYTDTGSWVTPSPSPSTAVED